A section of the Raphanus sativus cultivar WK10039 unplaced genomic scaffold, ASM80110v3 Scaffold0275, whole genome shotgun sequence genome encodes:
- the LOC130501751 gene encoding uncharacterized protein LOC130501751 — protein MDFQANKAISCTKYRFLYFNPNFTKSLKWQWLCNQHGPIEYRNRKRKIIGSPPSVNSKTKQKKARPGSNITGPSSSGLPPLFETDSNPEATQCPNQNKTNEFIRPPRFIVHDHPEAYNNRYEMESESENEDEYDDNQTYSGYPGGESLINPSPQHIPQQENHTVTSSITIGLQKNGYYDEGDPVWNCRFCQAYMWYGERIGKRRRSKKPVFSMCCKHGKVVLPRLANPPMELMYLLCKGDELSKHYREFIRAYNMMFSFTSLGGKIDHSINNGRGPFVFRMSGENYHRIGDIVPEPGQAPKFSQLYIIDTLNEIKNRLDAYAGSDGASAKKLREPLVLLLQNMLDQYNPHVKAFRSARDRFDVEGSTGYRMRLIESRQSDGRTHNLPTANEVAALIPGDFVLNMEPRDIVLESTSGKLQRISELHPAYLPLQYPLLFPYGEDGFRLNIPIGFEDTAGRKRKNVTMREYFAFRILERKGEAPTITRSGRLFHQFLVDAYTMIESSRLRYLWLNQKKLRSVSYDAIQKVAAKGGAKMAEQGSRIFIPATFTGGKRYMKQHYYDAMALCKYYGFPDLFITFTCNPKWPEVTRYLKKYNLTAEDRPEILCRVFKMKLDNLIEFLTNKDGSLFGPVSAVMYTIEFQKRGMPHAHILVFMQNGAKFPTADHIDTIISAEIPDKTVDPDLYAIVGDCMMHGPCGPAKKDNVCMVNGKCSKMFPKRLNIRTSIDANGFPAYMRRIDGRFIEKNGIRLDN, from the exons ATGGATTTTCAAGCCAACAAAGCCATCAGTTGTACCAAATATCG GTTCCTGTACTTCAACCCAAACTTCACTAAATCTCTCAAATGGCAGTGGCTCTGTAACCAACATGGACCCATCGAGTATAGAAACCG GAAACGTAAGATAATTGGATCACCTCCATCGGTGAattcaaaaactaaacaaaagaaag CAAGGCCAGGTTCGAACATTACAGGACCATCGAGTTCTGGTCTTCCACCATTGTTTGAAACAGATTCAAATCCTGAAG CTACTCAGtgtccaaaccaaaacaaaacaaatgaattCATTCGTCCACCAAGGTTCATCGTACATGACCATCCTGAAG CTTATAATAATCGATATGAAATGGAGAGTGAGTCTGAAAATGAAGATGAATATGACGACAATCAGACTTACAGTGGCTATCCTGGTGGAGAGTCTTTGATAAACCCATCACCACAACATATCCCACAACAAGAAAATCATACCGTTACTTCATCTATTACTATAGGGTTACAAAAAAACG GTTATTACGACGAAGGGGATCCAGTTTGGAATTGTAGGTTTTGTCAAGCATACATGTGGTATGGTGAAAGAATTGGAAAACGCCGTCGTAGCAAGAAACCTGTCTTCTCAATGTGTTGTAAACATGGAAAAGTTGTGCTTCCTCGCCTCGCGAATCCTCCAATGGAGTTAATGTATTTGTTATGCAAAGGAGACGAATTAAGTAAACATTATCGAGAGTTTATCCGAGCTTACAATATGATGTTCTCTTTCACATCACTTGGGGGGAAGATAGATCATTCTATTAACAATGGTCGTGGACCATTTGTTTTTCGAATGTCCGGTGAGAACTATCATCGTATTGGTGATATAGTTCCCGAGCCTGGACAAGCTCCAAAATTCTCCCAGCTGTATATCATTGATACTTTAAATGAGATAAAAAATAGACTTGACGCTTATGCCGG GTCGGACGGAGCTAGCGCTAAGAAACTAAGAGAAccacttgttcttcttctgcagAATATGTTAGATCAGTATAATCCTCATGTTAAGGCTTTTAGATCTGCAAGAGATAGGTTCGACGTGGAAGGATCAACAGGTTATAGGATGAGGTTGATTGAAAGTCGGCAATCTGATGGACGGACCCATAATCTGCCCACTGCAAATGAAGTTGCTGCTTTGATACCTggagattttgttttaaatatggaGCCCCGAGATATTGTTCTAGAGAGTACAAGTGGAAAGTTGCAAAGGATAAGTGAATTACATCCGGCGTATTTGCCTCTGCAGTATCCACTATTGTTTCCATATGGAGAGGATGGTTTTCGATTAAATATTCCAATTGGTTTTGAAGACACGGCTGGGAGAAAACGCAAAAATGTAACTATGCGTGAATACTTTGCATTTCGCATTTTAGAGAGGAAGGGGGAAGCACCCACGATTACGAGATCCGGAAGATTGTTTCATCAGTTCCTTGTGGACGCCTACACAATGATAGAATCGAGTAGACTGCGTTACTTATGGCTGAATCAGAAAAAACTCCGGTCAGTTAGTTATGATGCAATCCAGAAGGTAGCTGCAAAAGGCGGAGCTAAGATGGCTGAGCAAGGGAGCCGAATTTTCATCCCAGCAACTTTCACCGGAGGAAAACGTTATATGAAGCAGCATTACTACGATGCCATGGCTTTGTGCAAGTACTATGGATTTCCAGATCTTTTCATCACTTTTACGTGCAATCCAAAATGGCCTGAAGTTACAAGGTATCTGAAAAAATATAACCTTACCGCCGAAGACAGACCTGAAATTTTGTGTAGAGTTTTCAAGATGAAACTCGATAATCTTATTGAGTTTTTGACAAACAAGGACGGCTCCTTATTTGGCCCAGTTTCTGCAG TAATGTACACGATTGAGTTTCAGAAAAGAGGAATGCCACACGCTCATATTCTCGTCTTCATGCAAAATGGAGCCAAATTTCCAACAGCTGATCATATAGACACTATTATATCGGCTGAGATACCTGACAAGACGGTAGATCCAGACCTGTATGCAATCGTTGGGGATTGTATGATGCATGGTCCTTGCGGTCCAGCAAAGAAGGATAATGTATGTATGGTTAACGGTAAATGCTCTAAGATGTTTCCGAAACGACTGAACATCAGGACATCGATTGACGCAAATGGATTTCCAGCTTACATGCGTCGTATTGATGGTAGGTTCATTGAGAAAAATGGAATCAGATTAGACAATTGA